The DNA window CTGGCTTTACCCTCTAAGAAAAAAGTTCAAAGAATTGCTTTGCTCTTAACTCTCACTGACTGATGGGATTACCGAATATTTACTGAAAAAAATATCATAACTGATTGATTTCAGACCTTTTGTCGTTTTGACTTTGGCATTCCCTGTAATGACTAGGTTTATGGCCGACCCTATTTAGGTTGAGCCAATTCTGCTGATAAATGTCTTCCCTATTAAAGCCCAGTATTTCGATAGTAATTCCGGTCCACAACGGCGGAAGCAATTTTCGGAGGTGCCTGGAAAGCATTGCGGCAGCTTTGCCCCCTCCGCAGGAAACAATTGTTGTAGCCGATGGTGACACAGACGGTTCCTGGCATGTGGCAAAAGAATTCGGTGCGCTGGTCTTGAGAACACCAACTCCTGGTGGGCCTGCTAGAGCCCGCAACATGGGCGCCCATAGGGCTAAGAGTGATATCCTTTTTTTTGTGGATGCAGACGTAACAATCCCTCAGGACGCTGTGAGTCGAGTAGCCGCCGCCTTTCAGTATGACCCGGACTTGGCTGCTGTTTTTGGATCATATGACGAGGAACCGTTTCAGACCAATTTCTTGTCCCAGTACAAAAATTTGTTTCACCACTACGTTCATCAGACTGCGAGAGAAGAAGCATCCACCTTTTGGGGCGCTTGCGGGGGCATTCGCCGTGAGGTCTTCTTTGCCATGAGCGGTTTTGACGAATGGTACCGCCGTCCATCCATCGAAGACATCGAACTGGGCTCCAGACTCAAAAAGGCCGGTTACAAGATTCGCCTATTAAAGGGCCTTCAAGTCAAACATCTGAAGCGTTGGACCATTTCTTCTCTTTTGAAAGCAGATTTTTTCTGTCGTGCTCTGCCCTGGACCAGCCTGATCATAAAGGAGGGCCGATTCATTAACGACCTCAACCTAAAAATCTCCAACCGGCTCAGCGTTATATCTGTATATATGCTTCTTTTAACCTCCTGCGGGGCGCTATACATCCCATGGCTTTTTGCCGCCGTCGTTTTTTTTATTCTGATGCTCATTGCGCTCAACTTGAATCTTTATCGCTTTTTTCATCACAAACGCGGCCTAAAGTTTGCCATAAAAACAATTCCATGGCACTGGTTCTATTTTTTTTACAGCGGCATGGCTTTTGCTATTGGTTTTGGCAAGTACCGAATTATGAAGTCAGGGTCGTCATGACGCGGTGTCGTGGTACTTCCAACAATCGACCACGAACGATCAACCACTGACAACATCATCTCGAACGTACTAGGCGCGGACTGTGGCGACGACGGCTGAACCGACTTTTCCAACTGATCAACCTCCGTCAGAACAGCCGTCAATGGATAACACCCGTGAACAATAAACCTGTTGTCATACTCGGAGCCGGTCCCGCAGGCCTCAGTGCGGCATATGAACTCGTTCAACGGGGGACCCGTCCTATTCTCCTTGAGAAAGCTGACAAGGTAGGAGGGATTGCTCGCACGGAGACTCATAAAGGGTATCGCTTTGACATAGGAGGTCACCGCTTTTTCACCAAGATCGAAAGGATTAACCAACTTTGGCGAGACATGCTGGGCAAGGATTTCCTCAGGGTCAAACGCATGTCGCGCATCTATTATCAGGGCCGTTTCTTCGACTATCCACTTCAGTTCTCCAATGCTTTGTCCAACCTTGGCATTATTCAGAGTTTTCTGATTATGCTAAGCTATCTCAAGGCGCAAGCGTGGCCATACGCCGAAGAGAAGACCTTTGAACAATGGGTGTCTAATCGTTTCGGCCAACGCCTCTATAAGACATTTTTTCAAACATACACCGAGAAAGTCTGGGGCATGCCTTGCCACCACATCGGAGCTGAGTGGGCCGCACAGCGGATCAAAGGTTTGTCTTTAATCGTGGCTGTTTCCAATGCACTACTCGGTATCCAAACAGCCAAAAGCTTGATCACTCAATTCGATTATCCGTTGCAGGGCCCCGGAATGATGTGGCAGCGTTTTCAACAAGCGATTGAGGCTCAGGGTGGTGACGTTCGGCTCAATTGTAAAGCAATTAACTTGAGGCGAAAAAATGGGTCCATAATAAGTGTCATTTGCGTGGAAGGACGCAAATCGGTGGAAATCCCCGTGGGACATCTCATCTCCAGCATACCCATAACCAGGCTCACTACCTTACTCGACCCGAAAATCCCGAACGAAGTATCTGGCGCTTCCGGCAACCTCTCTTATCGTGCCTTTATCATTGTCATGCTTATTGTTAACAAGAAGGAGCTATTCCCGGATCAGTGGATATATGTCCACAGTCCGGAGGCCACTGTGGGCCGGATTCAAAACTTCAAAAACTGGAGTGCGGCCATGGTTCCCGATTCCCAGAAGACGAGCGTGGGCATGGAATACTTCTGTAACGAGGGCGATCAGATCTGGACCATGTCAGACTCCGAGTTGACAGATATGGCATCTCAGGAATTGTCTCAACTGGGCCTGGCCGAAATTGATGATGTCATTGACAGCTATGTAGTGCGTCAGCCCAAGGCCTACCCAATTTACGACCACGAATATAGCAAACACCTTAAGGTGATCCGGGGTTTTCTCGGGACCATCGACAATCTCCAGACCATAGGGCGTAACGGAATGCACCGGTATAATAACATGGACCACTCCATGCTCACGGGCATCCTTGCAGCAGAAAATGTTCAAAGTGCAAATCACAACCTGTGGGAAGTGAACGAAGAGGAAGGATATCTTGAAGAAGATAAGGCAGCCGATGTGGGACAACTTGTCCGCGAAAGCGTTCTCACCCAAACATTTGCCAGAATGGACAAACTGGCCTTTGCCTCTGCGGTGGGGTCTGTTTCAGGACTGCTTCTTTTCTTGGCCACCATCTGGTTGGTTGTGAAGGGCGGCGATGTTATTGGGCCAAACCTCCAGCTTCTTTCCCAGTATTTTGTGGGCTACACTGTGACGGTGAAGGGGTCCTTTATTGCTTTTGGCTACAGTTTTGTCTGGGGCTTTCTTTTCGGTTGGCTTTTTGCGTATTTAAGAAACCTTTTTCTTGGCCTGTTCATCTATTGGGCAAAGAAGAAAGCGGAGTTATTGTCACTCAAGGATTTCTTTGATCACCTGTAATCCTTTTTTCGAAATGAGGGTAAAGTATCATGAAATCAAACAACGAGAGCAACAAAGCCGAACAGGAGAAGCTGTTCACTGGGACTCTTTGGTTGAATACAAAGGCCCTCGGACTTGTTCTGGGTCTTCTTTTTGGCTTCGCCACATTCATCGCAACAAACTGGCTTGTCATAAAGGATGGCGACGCGGTTGGGCCCCACTTAAGCCTCCTCGGCCAGTATTTCATTGGATATACCGTCTCATTCTCAGGAAGCTTCATCGGATTTGCTTACAGTTTTGCCTTGGGGACCCTGAGCGGGGCATTGGTCGGATGGATCTACAACAAAATTGTGGCGTTTAGGAAATGAGACATCGAAACAGCAAAAGTATACGTTCTCTCCGAAATCAAGCTGGGATGGATGGCACGAAAAAAAAAGAAGGAAACGACAAAATACTATTGGGAAGGTCGGCTAGATTTTAACATAGCGTGGAAAGACTATTCCTGGAAAACTTATGAGAAACACTCAGGCCGAACAAAATGAATGAGGAACAAGGCCAGCCAATCAGTGGACACGAAATAAAATTTGCCCTGAATAACAGCTCTGCGCATATCATGGTCCATTGGCTCCAACTGCGCTGTCATCCGGACCCTCAATTTCCAGCTGGCATTGTCTCAAGCATATACTATGACACAAAGGGCTGGCGCTTCCTTAGGGAAAAGGTAAATAGCGACTACCGAAAGACCAAGATCAGGCTGAGATGGTACTCAGATTTTCACAATAGGCAGCCAGATGATAAATCATACGTTGAAGCGAAGTTCAAGACCGGTGCGAGAAGGAAAAAGATCAGGGTGAAGACTGATTTTTCCGGGAAATGGCTCTCGTCTGTCAGCCTGGACGATCAGAGGCTCTTGAAAATTCCATACCTGTTGCGGTGCGAGGGTGTCATTATCCCCGAACAGGTTTTCCCTGCCTTTGGAATAACTTACAAGCGCCGAAGATTCGTGGAGCCGACGACCGGGGCACGGCTGTGCATTGACTACGATATCAGCTCACCAAGTGTCAACTCACAAATGCTACCGCGAGGCAACCCGTTTCCTCTGAAAAGCGCCGTGTTCGAAGTGAAAGGAAACATCAGCGAACTCCCCACGGTGTTGTACCAAATGGCGGCCATGGGATGCTCAAAACAATCCTTTTCCAAGTATAGTAATTGTTACAGACACAATACGGGGGCCGCGTTCTGAAAATCGGCTTTAAAAGGAACTATTGCAAATGGAACCAGATTGGGAAAAATGGATCACGACGCTGGGCGGCTTCGGCAGTCAAAAAATGGAAGATATTGGTTTGTTGGCCTTTTTTGCGGTCATGATCATATCATTACTGTCTTCGCTATTTGTCGCTTTTCTCTACAACAGATTTTACAGCAGTCGCGCCACAGGAAGCCAGGTCCATCGAGCCTTTCCGTTGCTTGGAATATCTGTTACGGCCATCTTTATCTGCATTCAGTTTTCATTACCTCTATCTCTGGGTTTGCTTGGCGCCCTATCAATTGTGCGTTTCCGTACACCCATCAAAGAGCCGGAAGAGATCGGTTTCATAATGTTGGTCATCGCCTCATCCCTTTGCTGTGCGACTTTCAACATGTTTTTTCTCGGCATCATCTTGACCGTGGCTGTGTTGGCTCTCCTTGTCTTGAAATCCAGCACGCGACTGATTAAGGGACGTTTGAATGATGGGATGTTAATCATCACGTTACCGGCAAAGGAAGCCCGGATCAAAAAGCAGAAAATACTTGACTTCCTCGAGCAAAAGCTTCCTAAAGGAAGAGTTGACAGCATTACGGAAAACGACGATGAATCGATCATATCATATAGTTTCATCAAGCTGGGAAAGAACACAATGTTGGAATTGCAGAGTGAACTCAACAAGCTTGCCAGTAAGGCAAAGTCCAACCTCTTCTTCAATCGTTCCGGCCAATTGTGATAAAGGAATTACTGGCAATCCATGCGGGAAACAACGCTCATACTTCTCGGTCTTCTTTTTCTTGTAATCGGAGGCTTTGCTCTGGAGCGCTCTGAGTGGTTCACAGCGTTGAAACAGGCCGTGCATGCCCGAGCTGTACCAACGGGTCTGTTAAACTATGGTCCCATGGGCAAGGTCATTAAACAATTAGCGCTGGTGAAGGCTGTTTCGAACGATTACTCTCGATTTCCCGCCTCAAAAGAGATTCAATATGACATAGAGACGACCATCTTTCAAAAAAAACGACATGTGGGAGAACTATTGTACGAAGTGAATCCGGGAGGAGAGAATGCCTTTCCCAGCAGTGTCGTAATCCACGAAGAAGACTTCAAACCCGGCTGGCCTCTCATATCAGTCGTAGTAGACGAGAATGCCCTTTACGACCCTGTCAGGGGAATTGTCAGTCACAAAATGGCTAGGGGCCGCCAATGGGAGCGACTGGCCTACGTTTCTTACTATGAAGACGGAAAGCTTATGTTTGCCACAAATGCGGGGTTGCGCCTCCACGGAGGACGGGAACGCGGACAGTTGGGAGCACAGAACAGTTACCGCCTGTATTTCCGTAAAGATTACGGGGAAAATCAGTTCAGGCCCGGCATCCTCTTCGGCCCGGACACAGAGCCACTAAAGCGACTCGTGATACATGCCGACCGTGCAGTCCCTTTCATCACCGGCCTTGCATTTGACATAGCTCGACAGAT is part of the Deltaproteobacteria bacterium genome and encodes:
- a CDS encoding glycosyltransferase, giving the protein MSSLLKPSISIVIPVHNGGSNFRRCLESIAAALPPPQETIVVADGDTDGSWHVAKEFGALVLRTPTPGGPARARNMGAHRAKSDILFFVDADVTIPQDAVSRVAAAFQYDPDLAAVFGSYDEEPFQTNFLSQYKNLFHHYVHQTAREEASTFWGACGGIRREVFFAMSGFDEWYRRPSIEDIELGSRLKKAGYKIRLLKGLQVKHLKRWTISSLLKADFFCRALPWTSLIIKEGRFINDLNLKISNRLSVISVYMLLLTSCGALYIPWLFAAVVFFILMLIALNLNLYRFFHHKRGLKFAIKTIPWHWFYFFYSGMAFAIGFGKYRIMKSGSS
- a CDS encoding NAD(P)/FAD-dependent oxidoreductase, with product MNNKPVVILGAGPAGLSAAYELVQRGTRPILLEKADKVGGIARTETHKGYRFDIGGHRFFTKIERINQLWRDMLGKDFLRVKRMSRIYYQGRFFDYPLQFSNALSNLGIIQSFLIMLSYLKAQAWPYAEEKTFEQWVSNRFGQRLYKTFFQTYTEKVWGMPCHHIGAEWAAQRIKGLSLIVAVSNALLGIQTAKSLITQFDYPLQGPGMMWQRFQQAIEAQGGDVRLNCKAINLRRKNGSIISVICVEGRKSVEIPVGHLISSIPITRLTTLLDPKIPNEVSGASGNLSYRAFIIVMLIVNKKELFPDQWIYVHSPEATVGRIQNFKNWSAAMVPDSQKTSVGMEYFCNEGDQIWTMSDSELTDMASQELSQLGLAEIDDVIDSYVVRQPKAYPIYDHEYSKHLKVIRGFLGTIDNLQTIGRNGMHRYNNMDHSMLTGILAAENVQSANHNLWEVNEEEGYLEEDKAADVGQLVRESVLTQTFARMDKLAFASAVGSVSGLLLFLATIWLVVKGGDVIGPNLQLLSQYFVGYTVTVKGSFIAFGYSFVWGFLFGWLFAYLRNLFLGLFIYWAKKKAELLSLKDFFDHL
- a CDS encoding VTC domain-containing protein, translating into MNEEQGQPISGHEIKFALNNSSAHIMVHWLQLRCHPDPQFPAGIVSSIYYDTKGWRFLREKVNSDYRKTKIRLRWYSDFHNRQPDDKSYVEAKFKTGARRKKIRVKTDFSGKWLSSVSLDDQRLLKIPYLLRCEGVIIPEQVFPAFGITYKRRRFVEPTTGARLCIDYDISSPSVNSQMLPRGNPFPLKSAVFEVKGNISELPTVLYQMAAMGCSKQSFSKYSNCYRHNTGAAF
- a CDS encoding DUF4956 domain-containing protein — its product is MEPDWEKWITTLGGFGSQKMEDIGLLAFFAVMIISLLSSLFVAFLYNRFYSSRATGSQVHRAFPLLGISVTAIFICIQFSLPLSLGLLGALSIVRFRTPIKEPEEIGFIMLVIASSLCCATFNMFFLGIILTVAVLALLVLKSSTRLIKGRLNDGMLIITLPAKEARIKKQKILDFLEQKLPKGRVDSITENDDESIISYSFIKLGKNTMLELQSELNKLASKAKSNLFFNRSGQL